The DNA region TGTCTGGTGCCTCGGGATCAAGAACGCATTTTTCTCGGTCATGACATCGCAGGAATTTGAGGACCAGATGGACATGGCGGACCAGGGCGAATACCCGATGGTCGATGCCGATCCATCCTATGTTCGCAAATTGCTCCATGACGCCGCAGCCTATGCGGATCAGTTCGGCCTCACGCCCCACGAGGATTTCGCAGCGGTCGAGAGGATTTTCGGCGACATCCCCTTAGGGGCGGAAACATTCACCTTCGGCAAAGACGGCAAACCCTTCTTCGTAGCTGGCCCGAATGACTCCCTGACGCGTATGCGGCGTATCCTCGACATACTCGGCAAGCGCGCCGGTGCAGACGGGTTTGATTACATGCTCGGTATCGACGGCTGATGGGCGCCGGCCCTACCCCCGCCAGCGCATGAGGGACGCCGAGGCGACGCCGGGTCCCAGCGCCTCGAAGAGCTGCCGCAGGCGCCGCAGATTCGTGCCGAAATCATAGATGCCGAGCTGGCTGCGCGAATAGAGGGCGACCGACGCATGGCCGGCGTCGGCCGGAAAGATCTGGACATCGACCGTATCGGGAAAGCGCAGCAGCGGGGTGCGCGCCACGAAGCGATCATGCAGCTCCGCATCGTCGGCCGCGATCAGCTCGGCGCCTTGCCCGGCGAAATGCCGCCGCACGCGCTGGCGCAGCTCGTTCGCGGCCGCCGCATAGGTCGGTGGCCTGATATCCACCTTGGCGCTGCCGCATTCGCCCGGCGGGCAGGCGAGCGCGTCATTGCCCGATGCGCGGCGGATGAGCCTCTCAAACGCCACGGGGCCGAGATCCGGGGGGCCGAAGAGCCTGGCATAGGCGGTGTCGAGGAGGTGGAGCTGGCCCGCCGCGAGCACCGCGACAGCGAGCGCCAGGAGAATCGCGATCATTGCCAACACTCGATAAGTGCCTTTCCCGGCGGTGCCGGCCCTTGCCTCAGCCATGCGGACTCCCCCGGCCAGCGCGCCCCATCGTCGATGCTTTCCAGAGGATTGCGCCGCTCACGGTCAGGTCTTCTGCAGCTTCGCGACGGCCCGCAAGATCAGGTTGCGCGGCAAGAGGCGGGACGCCCATGGAACGAGCTTGTTGCCGGCGCCGGTGATCACCAGCGTCCTGCCGGCATGATGGCCATCGATCGCAAGCCGCGCCACCTCGTGCGACGTCATCGCGGCCCTGTGCATCAGGCGTGAACCGGCGAGGCCGGCGACTTCGGCGAATTCGCTCTCGGTCGGTCCGGGGCAGACCGCCGTCACCGTGACGCCCGAGCCGCGCGTCTCATAGGCGATGGCTTCGCTCAGATGCAGCACATAGGCCTTGCTGGCGTAATAGACCGCCATATAGGGCCCGGGCTGGAAGGCCGCCGTCGAGGCGAGGTTGATGATGCCGCCCTCGCGGCGCGCCAGCATGCCCGGCAGGAATAGGCCGGTCAGGCGGGTCAGCGCCACGATATTGAGGTTCAGCATGGCGATCAGCCGGTCGAGCGGCAGTTCCGCAAAAGCGCCGCGCAGGCCAAAGCCCGCATTGTTGATCAGGGTGCGCACCTCGCAGCCGAGCGTTTGCACCGCATCGGCGAGAATCTTCGGGGCGCCTTGATCGGCCAGATCCGCCGCCACGGTCTCGACCCGCACCCCATGTGCCTGGCGCAACTCGGTTGCGAGCGCCTCCAGAAGCTCGCCTCGGCGCGCCGTCAAGATCAGTGCTTCGCCGCGCGCTGCGCAAATCCTCGCCAATTCGGTCCCGATGCCCGCCGAGGCGCCGGTGATCAGGGTGACGGGCAGGGGTTTCGTCATGGAACGCCTCGACAGCGCGCCTCTCGCGTCAGGTAGAGCTTGCCTGCCTATCGCGCCGCTAGGGCGTGGCGCAAGGGCGCGTCGGTCAGGTCAAGTGGGCGGAGAGCCATCATTGCGGGCTCGGATCGCATCGAGCGCAACCTTTTCGCCAGCCTCGGGCAAACACCAGGTCCAGCCCGGCATCTGATGGCGGAACCATGTGAATT from Rhizobiales bacterium GAS188 includes:
- a CDS encoding Uncharacterized conserved protein, DUF1499 family, with the protein product MAEARAGTAGKGTYRVLAMIAILLALAVAVLAAGQLHLLDTAYARLFGPPDLGPVAFERLIRRASGNDALACPPGECGSAKVDIRPPTYAAAANELRQRVRRHFAGQGAELIAADDAELHDRFVARTPLLRFPDTVDVQIFPADAGHASVALYSRSQLGIYDFGTNLRRLRQLFEALGPGVASASLMRWRG